GTCGTTGATGGACTGAAGCACGTCGCCCGGCACGCCGGGCAGGTCGCCGATCAGCCCCGGCAGCAGCTGGCCGGCGACATCCTGGGCCTGGCCCAGGGCGTCGCCCAAATCGATGTCGAACGTCTTCTGATAGCGCAGCAGCTGGGCGTCCAGCGACACGGTGGGGCGGTTCAGATGCGCGACCGCGCCGGCCTGGGCCTCGGCCGCCAGGACATTGGCGTCGGCGGCGCGGCGCACGCTGGACACCCCGTCCAGCCGGGCCGCGGCCGCCTGGAACGACAGGGCCACGCCGTCCGCCTCGGCCGCATCCTGCGCCCAGGACGGCGCCGTCGCCGACAGGACCAGCACGCCCGCCAGGATCGACAGGCGAAGCCCGCGTCGCCCGACCGTGGTCCAATCCTTCGCCATCCGCCGTCGTCCCCTTCGCCTCTGCCGCGAAAAGACGACATCGCCCGCGCGTCGTCCGAAGTCCAGACGCAGCCCGCCGACGGTCACAGATTGGTGCGCGCCAGCTCCAGAACCTCGTCCCCGCGCCCGTTCATGATGGCCTTGAGCATGAATAGGCTGAAGCCCTTGGCCTGTTCCATCTTGATTTTGGGCGGCATGACCAGCTCCTGGCCCGCCGTGACCACATCGACCAGGACGGGACCGGGGTGGGCCAGGGCCTGGGCGATTGCATCCTCGACCTGATCCGACGCCTCGACGCGGAAGGCCCTGATTCCCATGGCCTGGGCCATGGCGGCGAAGTCGGGGTTCTTCAGATCGGTGCCGACGTCCAGGAAGCCGGACGCCTTCATCTCCATGGCCACGAAGCCCAGCGAACCGTTGTTGAACACCACGACCTTCAGCGGCAGCCCCAGTTGCGACAGGCTGATGAAGTCGCCCATCATCATGGTGAAACCGCCGTCGCCGGACAGGGAGATCACCTGGCGGTCGGGCGCGGCGGCCTGGGCGCCGATGCCCTGCAACATCGCATTGGCCATGGAGCCGTGATTGAACGATCCCAGCAAACGACGCCGCCCGTTCATGGTCAGATAGCGGGCGGCCCAGACGGTCGGGGTGCCGACGTCGGCGGTGAAGACGGCGTCCTGGGCGGCCAGCCGGTCGATCACGGCGGCCAGATATTGCGGATGGATGGGTCGGCCGGCCGGCGCGGGCCGGGCCAGTTCGTCCAGACCCTTTCGCGCCTCGGCATAGTGTTTGCGGGCGGCTTCCAGGAAGCGCGGCGAGCGATCCGCCTTCAGGTGCGGGATCAGGGCGGGAACCGTCTCGGCCACGTCGCCCACGATCCCCTGCGCCAGATGGGCGCGCTTGCCCAGGGACGACGGGTCGCGGTCGATCTGGATGATCTTGGCGTCGGACGGGTAGAAGTTGCGATAGGGGAAGTCGGTCCCCAGCATGACCAGGGCGTCGCAGTTCATCAGGGCGTGGTAGCCCGACGAAAAGCCGATCAGACCGGTCATGCCCACGTCATAGGGATTGTCCCACTCGACATGCTCCTTGCCGCGCAGGGCGTGGACGACGGGGGCCTGGAGCGCCTCGGCCAGGGCCAGAACCTGGTCGTGGGCGCCGGCGCAGCCGCTGCCCGCCAGGATGGCCACCTTTTCGGCCCCGTTCAGCAGCTGGGCGGCGCGCGCCACATCGGCGACGGCGGGGGCGATGCGGGGGCGGGCAGGGGCGGACCATTCGGGCGAGGCGCCGTCCGGCGCGCGGGCCAGGGCCACATCGCCGGGCAGGACGATCACCGCCACGCCGCCCTTGCCGACCGCCGTGTTCAGGGCGCGGGCCAGGACGCCGGGAATCTGGGCCGGACTGGACACCAGCTCGCAGAAGTCGCTGCATTCGCGGAACAGCTCCTGCGGATGGGTCTCCTGGAAATAGCCCAGACCGATCTCTGACGACGGAATATGGGCGGCGATGGCCAGGACCGGAACCCGGTTGCGGTGACAGTCGAACAGGCCGTTGATCAGATGCAGGTTGCCCGGCCCGCAGCTGCCGGCGCAGACGGCCAGCTCGCCGGTCACGGCCGCCTCGGCCCCGGCGGCGAAGGCGGCGGTCTCCTCGTGGCGGACGTGCATCCACTCGATCTGTTCGAAGCGGCGCAGGCTGTCGTTCAGGCCGTTCAGGCTGTCGCCCGTGACGCC
Above is a genomic segment from Candidatus Brevundimonas colombiensis containing:
- the poxB gene encoding ubiquinone-dependent pyruvate dehydrogenase, with the protein product MAMTVADLLAKTLASAGVKRIWGVTGDSLNGLNDSLRRFEQIEWMHVRHEETAAFAAGAEAAVTGELAVCAGSCGPGNLHLINGLFDCHRNRVPVLAIAAHIPSSEIGLGYFQETHPQELFRECSDFCELVSSPAQIPGVLARALNTAVGKGGVAVIVLPGDVALARAPDGASPEWSAPARPRIAPAVADVARAAQLLNGAEKVAILAGSGCAGAHDQVLALAEALQAPVVHALRGKEHVEWDNPYDVGMTGLIGFSSGYHALMNCDALVMLGTDFPYRNFYPSDAKIIQIDRDPSSLGKRAHLAQGIVGDVAETVPALIPHLKADRSPRFLEAARKHYAEARKGLDELARPAPAGRPIHPQYLAAVIDRLAAQDAVFTADVGTPTVWAARYLTMNGRRRLLGSFNHGSMANAMLQGIGAQAAAPDRQVISLSGDGGFTMMMGDFISLSQLGLPLKVVVFNNGSLGFVAMEMKASGFLDVGTDLKNPDFAAMAQAMGIRAFRVEASDQVEDAIAQALAHPGPVLVDVVTAGQELVMPPKIKMEQAKGFSLFMLKAIMNGRGDEVLELARTNL